From Faecalicatena sp. Marseille-Q4148:
CTTCTCTTTCAGCTTCACACCGTCAGAAATGTCTGTATGATCTGAAAGAGATCGGTTATCAGACCGGTGCAGGCATGATGATCGGCTCTCCATACCAGACAGCAGAACATCTGGCAGAAGATATGCTCTTTTTAAAAGATCTAATGCCGCACATGATCGGCATTGGCCCATTTATCCCTCATCACGATACCCCGTTTGCCAAAGAAGCTTCCGGTACGATCGAACAGACATTATTCATACTCGGTCTTGTACGGCTTATGATCCCGGAAGTGCTTCTTCCGGCTACTACAGCACTCAGCGCCATCCGCCCGGACGGAAGAGAACTCGGCATTCTCGCCGGAGCGAATGTAATTATGCCTAACCTGTCACCGTCCAACACAAGAAAACACTATCATTTGTATGATAATAAACCTTTCAGTGGATTAGAAGCAGCAGAGCATCTTGCAGAACTTCGAATACGCATGAAAGAAATGGGCTATACTGTCGTCACTGCCCGCGGCGACTCAAAAGTAATATCATAAACGGCATCACGTTTACAAGATAAGAAAAGGAGAACAATATTATGGCTATCTATGATCCAAAATCAAGAATTGCAGACGAATTTATTAATCACGAAGAGATTCTTCAGACACTTGACTATGCTGAACAGAACAAGCACAACGAACAACTCATTTCAGAAATTATCGAAAAAGCAAAAGAGCGCAAAGGCCTCTCCCACCGGGAAGCATCTGTCCTTCTGGCATGTGATCTTCCGGAAAAGACACAGGAAATCTTCGCACTTGCAGAACAGATCAAGAAAGATTTCTACGGAAACCGCATTGTTATGTTTGCACCGCTTTATCTTTCAAACTATTGTGTCAACGGCTGTACTTATTGCCCGTATCATTTAAAAAATAAACATATCGCCCGCAAAAAACTGACACAGGACGAAATACGCCGGGAAGTTATTGCACTTCAGGATATGGGACATAAACGACTTGCTCTGGAAACAGGCGAAGATCCTGTCAACAGCCCAATTGAATATGTACTGGAATCCATTAAAACAATTTACAGCATTAAGCATAAAAACGGCGCGATCCGCCGTGTCAATGTGAATATTGCTGCAACTACTGTGGAAAACTATCGCAAGTTAAAAGAAGCCGGTATCGGAACTTATATTTTATTCCAGGAGACATACCATAAAGAAAGCTACCTGGAGCTCCATCCAACCGGACCGAAACATGACTATAATTACCATACGGAGGCTATGGACCGTGCAATGGAAGGCGGTATCGACGATGTCGGCTGCGGCGTTCTCTTTGGTCTTGATAAATACCGCTATGAATTTGCCGGACTTCTGATGCATGCAGAACATCTGGAAGCTGTATGGGGCGTTGGTCCTCATACAATCAGTGTGCCGCGTCTTTGTCCTGCTGATGATATTGATGTTAATGACTTTGATAACAGTATCAGCGATGACATTTTCGAAAAAATTGTTGCCTGCATCCGTATTGCGGTTCCTTATACAGGTATGATCATTTCCACAAGAGAAAGCCAGAAGAGCCGTGAACGCGTCCTTCATCTTGGTATTTCCCAGATCAGCGGCGGTTCTAAGACAAGCGTTGGCGGCTATGCCGAACCGGAGCCGGAGGTAGAAAATTCAGCACAGTTTGATGTAAGCGATACCCGTACACTGGACGAGATTGTGAAATGGCTTATGGATATGGGCTATCTTCCAAGTTTCTGTACTGCATGCTACCGCGCAGGCCGCACCGGAGATCGTTTCATGTCTCTTTGCAAGAGCGGTCAGATTCAGAACTGCTGTCATCCAAATGCTCTGATGACATTAAAAGAATATCTGGAAGACTATGCCGCTCCTGAGACAAAGAAAGTCGGAGAAGCACTCATTCAAAAAGAACTGGAAAACATTCCGAATGAAAAAGTAAAAGAAAGAGTTGTTCAGTATCTGAAAGAAATGGAACAGGGCGGAAAACGTGATTTTCGGTTCTAATTTTTCACAATAATTTCTATGATTGATACTTTGAAAGGACTGAGACTTATGAGTTTGAACAATACACCTGCCGCCGACCGCATCCATATCGGAATCTTTGGGCGACGCAATGCCGGTAAATCAAGTGTGATCAATGCCATTACCGGACAGTCTCTTGCTATCGTTTCAGACATAAAGGGAACAACAACCGATCCTGTCTCGAAAGCAATGGAACTGCTCCCGCTCGGCCCGGTTGTCATCATCGATACTCCGGGGCTTGATGATATCGGAGATCTGGGCGCTCAAAGAATCCAAAAAGCATATCAGGTTCTAAATAAAACCGATATTGCCATCCTTGTAGTGGATGCCTCTGTCGGATTTACAAAAGAAGATGAAGCAATTTTAAAACGGATCCGCGATAAAAAAATTCCTTACGTTACTGTTTTAAATAAAATTGACTGGTGTGAAACACTTCCAGAAATCCAGGAGTCTTCCAATACAATCTGTGTCAGCACCATTACCGGCTACCATATTCAGGAGTTAAAAGAAATGATTGCCGCACAGATTCCTGATAATGCATCCGACAGCTGCCTTGTGAGGGATTTGATCGCTCCTTCTGATTTTGTTATTCTTGTTGTTCCGATTGACAAAGCAGCTCCCAAAGGCCGCCTCATCCTTCCACAGCAGCAAACAATCCGGGATATCCTTGACGGTCACGGTATTTCCATTGTTGTATCTCCGGAAGAACTGCCCGGTACAATTGCATCACTTGGCAAGAAACCTGCGCTTGTCATTACTGACAGTCAGGTATTTGAAGAAGTTGCCCGGCTTACTCCGAAAGAACTCCCATTAACTTCTTTCTCTATCTTGTTTGCCAGATATAAGGGCAGCCTGAGTCTCCTCTCAGAAGGGGCTCTTACGATCGACCAGCTAGAAGACGGGGATACTGTTCTCATCTCGGAAGGCTGTACTCATCACCGCCAGTGCGGCGACATTGGTACAGAAAAACTTCCTGCCTGGCTTCAAAAGCATACCGGAAAACAACTGCAGTTTGAATTTACAAGCGGAACGGAATTTCCTGAAGAACTGCAAAAATACCGTCTCATCATCCACTGCGGCGGCTGTATGCTAAATGAACGCGAAATGAAATACCGCCTTCTCTGTGCCAAAGACCAGAACATACCTATCACCAACTATGGTATGGCAATCGCGCATATGAAAGGAATCTTAAAAAGAAGTATGGAAATCTTCTCATAAAAGTATGAGCCTCTGCTGCCGCGGCATCATCCGCTGGCAACAGAGGCTCGTTTTATTTTTGGTTCTATTTCGTTTTTACATATTCATTGATTGGCCGGAGCATATACTCATTATACGGGAACTTATCTGTCGTTACATATCCTGCCGGAGCATCAATTAGCTGTGCAATACGATTAACCAGAGTTGCACATGTAAGCTCTACCGTGGCCGGTCTATTTACAATACTTGTTGTTTCCGGTTCTCCATACAGTGTCCACTCATTTTTATCAAATTCTTCCGGAGCAAATACTTTTCCTACGCACTCAGTTTCTAAAATAATTCCTTCTGTTGTCTCAGTTGTAACAATTGCTCTCATACCCGTTGCATTGCCAGCCTTAATAGTCATTCCGAGCGTTTCTGAATATAAATCAGTCTCCCATGTGCAAGGAACACATTTCTGTGTTTGAGAAACCACTGTCAATCCAAGCTTGCTTGCGAGCCAGCCATTCTGATTCCACATATAAGACGGAACATATTCTCCGCTTTCCACTTTCTGCTTAATCTCATCGGAAGTCCAGTGATTACATGTCCCAATCTCTGTCTCAAATCTATCTAGTGGAAGGCCTGCTCCATGTCCCTCTGCAAGTGCGATTCCATAATCTTCCACATTATACCAGCTGCTGCCGACAATTTTTTTCACTTCAAAAGAAGAACCCATTAAGTTGGTTACCATAGTACCCCAGAACAGATCACAATAACCTACGCCAGTCAGTGTACATCCGCCTTCTTTTGCCAATGCATCCAGTTTAGCTGTCAGTGCAGGAGAAGAATTCCATGGATACAATGCCTCTTCACAGGTAGTAATTGCATTTACCCCATGTTTTGCACAGATTGTAAAAATATCCTCCAGCTCGGCAACTGTACTTCTTGTCGCAATGATACACACATCCGGCTTCAATTCTCCGATCATTCTGTCCGCTTCTTCTACGGCAGATACTTTCACACCAACTTCCGGGTAACCATTTCCAATAATCTCACTAACATCTTTTCCAACAATAGCCGGATTCACATCAAACGCTGCAAGAAGATCACATCCTTTTGCGATTGCATACCTCATTAACCAACGGCTCATTCTTCCACATCCATATTGTACATACTTAACTTTTCGATCCATACAATACCTCCTGCATCTTCTGCTTAGAATTACTTTCAGTGCACTTTTGTTATATTCTTATCATAAAGCCTATTGTATGTATAGAGTCAAGATAAAGTTACCGGAATCTGCATCTTGCTGAACATCTTCCGCTTCTCTTCTTCCATCACAGGAAAATCAATTACTACTTCACAAATATAATCTCCCGCAATTGTATAGCCGCTTTTCTTAATATGATCTAACAGTTTTCTGGCGCAGACTGCCTCCTTTGAAAAATCATCCTCACATATGCATACATACATCCCGGCAGGGAGAATCTCGCAATGTTCTAATCGGTCATCTGCAAATAAAAACACTTCATGCGAAGAAAGATTCCCTTGTGCAATACACTGTTTTCGAATCAGCGTCCCGATATTGCAAAATAATGACAGCGGAACATCATTATGTATCAACTGGTTTTTCATCTGTCTTAACATGTATTCATACCCAGATTCATCTTCCTGAAAAAAATCTTGTTGACAAAAACAGCTGTAAATTCTTCTTTCAGGCTGATACTCCAGAAAAATCTCTCCATTTTTAGGAAGTGCTTCGTATTTTTTATAGTTTTCTAAAACCCTTCGAAGCGTTCCCCGAATCTGCTCCAGTTCCTGCAGTCTGCTGCAAATATCTGCATACTGCACTTCTAATTTCTCTTTTACCGGTTCTGTACCTCCACAATCAAGCAGACTGCGGATCTCTTTCAATGTAAGACCATACATCTTCATATTTTGAATCAAATCGATGCGGGCCGATTGCAAAATGTGATAATACCGATAACCTGTCTCGGGATCAACTTCCTGTGCCTTCAAAATCCCTTCTCTGTCATAGAGCCTGAGTGTCTGCTCTGAAATGTGGTTCAGTTGTGCCATTTGTCCAATCGTCAATCTCTGTAAATCCATATGCAAACCTTATCCTTGATATAATGTTTATAGGTAACTGTATATATGGATTATACCATTGCTATATAATAAAATACACACAAAAACTCCCCAGAACCGAAGTTCTGAGGAGTTGAAAAATCTTTTTGAAATTGTACGTTCCAAAACGTATGATTAACGTTTAGAGAACTGTGGTGCTCTACGAGCTGCTTTGAGACCGTATTTTTTACGTTCTTTCATACGTGGGTCACGAGTTAAGAATCCAGCTTTCTTCAGAACTGGTCTGTATTCAGCGTCTGCCTGAAGTAATGCTCTTGAAATACCATGACGGATAGCACCAGCCTGTCCTGTGTATCCACCACCGCGTACGTTAACGATTACGTCAAATTTATCTGCTGTTTCTGTAGCAACTAATGGCTGACGAACGATAAGTTTTAATGTCTCTAATCCTAAATATTCGTCAATGCTTCTTTTATTAATTGTGATATTTCCTGTTCCAGGTACTAAATATACTCTTGCGATTGATTTTTTTCTTCTTCCTGTTCCGTAGAATTTTGCGTTAGCCACTGTAATTTCCTCCTCTCAAACTTACCTGATTAAAATGTTAAAACTTCTGGTTTCTGTGCCTGATGAGCATGCTCTGCTCCAGCGTAAACATGAAGTTTTTTGATCATTGCTCTTCCTAAAGGTCCTTTTGGGAGCATTCCTTTTACAGCAAGTTCGATAACTTTCTCTGGTTTCTTAGCCATCATCTCTTTTAATGTAGTCTCTTTCATTCCGCCTACATACTCAGAGTGATTGTAGTAAATCTTCTGATCTAATTTCTTACCTGTTACAGCGATTTTTTCAGCGTTAACAACGATTATATAATCACCTGTATCAACGTGTGGTGTATATTCTGGTTTATTTTTTCCTCTTAAAACTTTTGCTACTTCAGAAGCAAGACGTCCTAATGTCTGGCCTTCTGCATCAACTACATACCATTTTCTTTCAATTTTGTCTGGATTAGCCATGTAAGTTTTCATTGGTTGACCTCCTGATATTAATTATCTACTTTTACTATTATAAATGTGATTTATTATGAAAGCAGCTTACTCCGGGGCTTTGGTGTAAACCGTTTCTTCTCATGTCATACTTCCTTAGTATATTATCTTTCTCTATTTATGTCAACCATTTTCTTGATTTTTACCCACTAAAATTCTACTAAATTTTTCTCTGAAAACTCCTGAAAACTAGGCAATAAATCCCACCTCTCGTTCTTTTTATTTCGGTATCTGACATAGATGTTAAAAGCTCCACAGCTTCATCTACTATCGTATGGCGCAGGGTATCAGGTTTTATGGTGGTATCTTCCAAAATTTCCCGCCTTTTCTCTCCCTTCTCATGTTATAATACTGATATGCGGCATAAACGACCGCATATTTCCCATGATTTTGGAAACAACATCAAAATACTATCTTTAAAGGAGAACCAATTATGTGGGCTTATCATAGTATCTTTTATCAAATTTATCCAATCGGATTTTGCGGCGCACCAACTTCCAACGACGGGATTACTGTACCGCGCATAAAAAAACTTGGCGACTGGACCGATTACCTTGAATCTCTCGGCGTCAATGCCGTCCTTTTGAATCCCGTATTTGAATCGGATCATCACGGATACGACACAAGAGATTTCCTGAAAATAGACTGTCGTCTCGGTACAAACGATGATTTCCGAAATGTCTGTGAAACACTTCACGCACATGGAATCCGAATCGTTCTGGATGGCGTTTTTAACCACGTGGGACGAGGCTTCTGGGCATTTCAGGACGTACTGGAAAAGAAATGGGACTCTCCGTACAAAGACTGGTTTTATATCCATTTTGACGGTAACAGCTGTTACAATGATGGTTTCTGGTACGAGGGCTGGGAAGGACATTTTGAACTGATCAAGCTTAATCTACAGAACCCTGCCGTTACAGATTATCTATTAGACTGTGTTAAAAACTGGGTAGAAATGTTCGACATTGATGGTCTGCGCCTGGATGTCGCTTATAGCCTTGATCGAAATTTTATGAAACGTCTCTGTTCTTTTACAAAAGAATTAAAACCAGATTTTGCTCTTATCGGTGAAGTTTTATTTGGAGATTATAATCTGATTGTCAATGATGAAATGCTCCATAGCTGTACCAATTATGAATGTTATAAAGGACTGTACTCTAGCTTTAATGATATGAATCTCTTCGAAATCGCCCATTCTTTAAACCGCCAGTTCGGCCCGGAGCAATGGTGTATTTACCGCGGCAAACATTTAATGACTTTTGCAGATAACCATGATGTAACAAGACTTGCCAGCATTTTGAAGAATCCGGCACATTTGCCGCTTGTCTATGGCATACTCTTCGGAATGCCGGGAATTCCATGTATTTATTATGGAAGCGAATGGGGTGAAGAAGGCACAAAAGCGCCTGACAATGATTTCGCCCTCCGCCCTTGTTTTGAAGCACCAAAGCCAAATTCACTGACAGAATTTCTGAAGAATCTGATTCATATTCGTCAAGACAGTGATGCTCTCTGCAACGGTTCCTATCGAAATATTATCATCCAGAATCATCAGCTCATCTTCGAGCGAACGACAGATCACGAACGCATTTTCGTAGCTTTGAATGCTTCTGAAACTCCTTTTACGGCATACCATCAGGAGCTAAACGGCACTGTAGTAGATCTGATTACAGATAAAGAAATAGCAATGAATGGAAGTCTGGAACTTCCTGGATATTCCGTGCAGTATTTAAAATTTTAGAAAAAAGCTGCTGCAAAATGTTTTTTCAAGTTCTCATTTTGCAGCAGCCTTTATGGTCTTTTCTATGTATTCTTAATTTTGATGAAATCCGCCCATCACAATACTATATGTCCACGCAAATATAAAATATGCATATAACACAGCAACTCCACATGCCGGATACAGTACGATATGTATCGTTGGAAATGGAACATGTTTTCTTTTTACCTGATAAATATCATAAACAATATTGGCAAGCATCAAAAGTAGCTGACAGCGAAACAGTATCCTTATCATCTCCATAATCAAATGATTCTCATCCGGAAATGTCTGTCCATAAAACTGAATCCACAGTCCGATAAATAACAATAAAACTGCTAAAATACAATTTATCAGCATCAATTTATTTAGTTTCACTTGAACCACATCCTTTGCGTGAAGCTCTTTTATCGCATCTTCCTCTTATTTCTTCACAAGTACCTTTGTGATCTCCGCAATATACATTGTATGGTAATCTTTCTGCGGATAGCAATTCTCATCTGCATCTTTGTCGATGAATTTCTCAGAACGAATCTCATCTGCATACAGTTTGCGGCAGACAAACACTAACTCCGCCTCTTCAAATGCAGTTGTTCCATCCACATAATATGGTGTTAATCCTGCTTCTTTGATCTTATCCCTGTCTTTTCCGGAAACTTTTCCACAGAGAGTAAGCGCTTCCCGACAGTTATCCCCAAAAAAGCTTAATGTAAACACATCCTGTGCATCTACAAACTCTTTCGTGTAACGCTGTGGACGAATATACGCTGTCACAACATTTTTGCCCCAGAGAACTCCAACACCGCCCCAGCTCGCTGTCATTGTGTTGTGTTTTTCTTCATTTCCTGCTGTGATTAACATCCATTCTTTTCCGATCTTTGTAAATGGATTCATCTGTAACTCTTCAATTGATACTTCCTGAAATGACATTGTTTTTTCTCCTTTCATAATCCCGAGAACCTCATACAGGTTCTTTCCCATCTTCTTTTCAAAATAGTCGCGAAGCTCATAGCATCGTTTTCGTTTCTCTTCCGGATAACTTCCATATCGCTTTGTAATATCTGCGATCCGCTTCTCCATCGCCACAGGCCCCTCCGGCAGCGCCAGCGCGTCACAGAGCTGGATGAGCAGATCGTAATCATCATATTCAACGGATGTTAGATATGCTTCTACTTCTTCTGCATCTTCCGGAGGAACATCTATATTTCCAATGTATGTGTGAATCCCCTTAATCTGAAAGGAATGTGTCATGCAAATTCTTGCCGCCTCATCCCATCCATGCTCCATCATGCATCGATAACCGTCAATGATATGCTTAAAATGTGTTCCAACAGTAATTCTCCGGCCAATATCGTGAAATAATCCTACAATATAAGCTTTTTCCGCATCCATTCCTTCACAGTGTTCTGCAATCCGTTCCGCACACCACGCTGCAACCCGGCAATGGTCTCCCCACGGTCCCGGGTGGATTTCCTCGGATTCACGGACAAACTGCTCTGCTTCTTCTCTTGTCGGCAGCATATCATCACGCCCTTTCTCATTCTGCAAACCAAAAACTGTTTCAGATACTGATTATACATTTGTTCTCTAACAGTCTTTTTTCAGATTTCATAAATCTATTATTTCAACACAATCTTTCGGAAATTTTTCTTACCGCGCTTTAAGATAAAATCTTCTGCAAAGGCATCTTTTCCAAATGCAGCGCGAATATCTGTTACTTTCTCGCCATTTACAGATGCGCCGCCCTGTTCTACTGCACGTCTTCCTTCTGATTTACTCGGAACAAGTCCGCTCTTCTGGAGCAATGTGATAATATCGATAGAGCCGTCTGTAAAATCTTCCTCGCTAAGTTCAGCTGTCGGCATGTTAGCTGCATTTCCGGCGCTAAATAATGCTCTTGCGCTTTCCTGTGCTTTTGTTGCCTCTTCTTCGCCGTGAACCAGTTTTGTAAGCTCAAATGCAAGAATTTCTTTCGCTTTATTTAACTGGCTTCCTTCCCATTTATCCATCTCATCGATTTCTTCAAGCGGAAGGAATGTTAGCATACGGATACATTTCAGAACGTCTGCATCTGCCACATTTCTCCAGTACTGGTAGAATTCAAACGGAGATGTTTTGTTCGGATCAAGCCAAACTGCACCAGACTGTGTTTTACCCATTTTCTTTCCTTCTGAATTCAGAAGCAGTGTAATTGTCATTGCACATGCATTTTTACCAAGTTTACGACGAATGAGTTCTGTTCCGCCAAGCATATTGCTCCACTGATCATCTCCTCCGAACTGCAGATTACATCCGTATTTCTGGAATAATGCGTAGAAATCATAGCTCTGCATGATCATGTAGTTGAATTCCAGGAAGCTTAATCCTCTTTCCATACGCTGTTTGTAGCACTCTGCTGTCAGCATACGATTTACTGAGAAATGCGGTCCAACTTCACGGAGCAGATCAATATAATTCAGATCCAAAAGCCAGTCCGCGTTATTCACCATCAATGCTTTTCCTTCAGAAAAATCAATAAATTTGCTCATCTGTTCTTTGAAGCAATCACAGTTATGCTGAATTTGTTCCGGTGTCATCATAGAACGCATATCTGTTCTTCCGGATGGATCTCCGATGTATCCTGTTCCTCCACCGATAAGAGCGATCGGCTTATTTCCGGCCATCTGCAGACGTTTCATAAGACAAAGCGCCATAAAATGTCCTACATGAAGGCTATCTGCCGTCGGGTCAAATCCAATGTAAAATGTTGCCTTTCCATTATTGATCAGTTCTCTGATTTCTTCTTCATCTGTTACCTGCGCGATCAGACCGCGGGCCTGAAGTTCTTCATAAATCTTCATTTTTCTTTTCCTTCCTTATTCTTATTTCATTTCAGAACGCACCGATGTAAGAAAACGATCGCATTCTTTCTGATTTCTTAAAATAATGATGTTCGTATCTTTCTGTTCTGCAATATAGCGGTAATAATTGTCACGCCTCTCTCTGTTAAAATTCCAGATGCGTTTTAGAAATCCCGGATCAAACTTCTCCGGACATCCGGGATTCATATCCGGACGCGGCTTTCCATAATTTTTTATTACTCGCTTCAATACGCGAAAAATACAAAACCACAGCGGATAATCAAGATAGATTACCGTATCACAGGCATCCATCCTGCGCTTTAACGTACGCGGAAAATTCCCGTCCATGATCCACTTGTCTTTTGCAAGTTCCTGCTCTACAAGGCTGTCAAACTCTTCATTGGAAGCCCTGATCCACCCTTCTTTCCAGGAAAGTTTATCCAAATGTACGACGGGAATATCCCACCAGGCACTCAGCTGCCTTGCGACGGTAGATTTACCGCTTCCGCTTGCTCCGATAATAATAATCTTTTCAGGCTTCACAACAGGCACCTCCTCCGGCAGCAAGGGAAATTCTATCCGCTTGTTCTTTCTGCTCACCGAGGACCCATGTTTCAAATCGTTTTCCGAGAGACTGGATTCTCCTGTAGATCGGTCCTGCGATCAGACCGTCTTTCCCCATGCGATGCAGCTCTTCAAGCGTTACCCATTTCGCATCTACTGTTTCCATATCCTGAAGCACGATTTCTGAAATCGCCACATCACGTCTCAGGAAATAAAAATCGATAATAGAATACTCTTCCTTCTGTGTTTCCAGAAATTGAAGTTCTTCTTCCTCTGCACGGATTCCTGTCTCTTCAAATAATTCCCTTACGGCTCCTGCGCGGCTCGTCTCCCCTGCCTGGATACAGCCTCCGGTATTTTCCCAGAGATTCGGATATTTCTCCTTCTCCGGATGTCTCAGTGTCAGAAGAATTTCATGTTTGCTGTTTACTACACAGATGACAGCAACAAGATGATACTCTCCATGTACCTTCGGCGCAAGGCGACTCTGCCTGCGGTTCAGGGGCCTTCTGTTTTCATCAAACAAATCCCATAATTCCATTTTATTTCTCCTACTTCAACTCATTTTTATTGTGTAAAAGAAATCGCCAATTGATCTATCCGTACCACAAAATGTATAACAAAAAACCCGCCCTCTCCATTTCGGAAAGGGCGGGAACATTCCCGCGGTACCACCTTTTCTTTCACAGACTGCTCACACAGCCTGTCTCCATAAGTATCTGCCAATACTCTGATACGATAACGTGTATCAACTCCGTCACATCCTACTTCTGACTGCCCCGTGTCATTGGCTGGTTTTCTGTCTGCCGACACTGACTGCAGCGGTTCGGTGTAAAGCTCCAAGATGTATTCACAATCTGTTTTCCATGCACCTCTCATCATCCGGTTACTTTCTGTATGCTTTTTCAGACTGCTACTTCTTCTTTTCATTGCCTGTTCTGATTATATTATCTGATTGACATAGTAGACTATCTGCCCGTGTTTGTCAAGGGCTTCTTTGCGTGAAGCGCCTCCAGCGTACTTCCGT
This genomic window contains:
- the hydE gene encoding [FeFe] hydrogenase H-cluster radical SAM maturase HydE, with amino-acid sequence MKTLVDKLRFEHSLTKSEWIELISSQTPELSEYVFAQAREVRDAVYGHEIYIRGLIEFTNYCRNDCYYCGIRKSNQNTNRFRLTPDEILSCCQVGYDLGFRTFVLQGGEDGYFTDERLIALIRQIKKDFPACAVTLSAGEKSHDSYQALFEAGADRYLLRHETASISHYQKLHPASLSASHRQKCLYDLKEIGYQTGAGMMIGSPYQTAEHLAEDMLFLKDLMPHMIGIGPFIPHHDTPFAKEASGTIEQTLFILGLVRLMIPEVLLPATTALSAIRPDGRELGILAGANVIMPNLSPSNTRKHYHLYDNKPFSGLEAAEHLAELRIRMKEMGYTVVTARGDSKVIS
- the hydG gene encoding [FeFe] hydrogenase H-cluster radical SAM maturase HydG, translating into MYDPKSRIADEFINHEEILQTLDYAEQNKHNEQLISEIIEKAKERKGLSHREASVLLACDLPEKTQEIFALAEQIKKDFYGNRIVMFAPLYLSNYCVNGCTYCPYHLKNKHIARKKLTQDEIRREVIALQDMGHKRLALETGEDPVNSPIEYVLESIKTIYSIKHKNGAIRRVNVNIAATTVENYRKLKEAGIGTYILFQETYHKESYLELHPTGPKHDYNYHTEAMDRAMEGGIDDVGCGVLFGLDKYRYEFAGLLMHAEHLEAVWGVGPHTISVPRLCPADDIDVNDFDNSISDDIFEKIVACIRIAVPYTGMIISTRESQKSRERVLHLGISQISGGSKTSVGGYAEPEPEVENSAQFDVSDTRTLDEIVKWLMDMGYLPSFCTACYRAGRTGDRFMSLCKSGQIQNCCHPNALMTLKEYLEDYAAPETKKVGEALIQKELENIPNEKVKERVVQYLKEMEQGGKRDFRF
- the hydF gene encoding [FeFe] hydrogenase H-cluster maturation GTPase HydF — translated: MSLNNTPAADRIHIGIFGRRNAGKSSVINAITGQSLAIVSDIKGTTTDPVSKAMELLPLGPVVIIDTPGLDDIGDLGAQRIQKAYQVLNKTDIAILVVDASVGFTKEDEAILKRIRDKKIPYVTVLNKIDWCETLPEIQESSNTICVSTITGYHIQELKEMIAAQIPDNASDSCLVRDLIAPSDFVILVVPIDKAAPKGRLILPQQQTIRDILDGHGISIVVSPEELPGTIASLGKKPALVITDSQVFEEVARLTPKELPLTSFSILFARYKGSLSLLSEGALTIDQLEDGDTVLISEGCTHHRQCGDIGTEKLPAWLQKHTGKQLQFEFTSGTEFPEELQKYRLIIHCGGCMLNEREMKYRLLCAKDQNIPITNYGMAIAHMKGILKRSMEIFS
- a CDS encoding dihydrodipicolinate reductase encodes the protein MDRKVKYVQYGCGRMSRWLMRYAIAKGCDLLAAFDVNPAIVGKDVSEIIGNGYPEVGVKVSAVEEADRMIGELKPDVCIIATRSTVAELEDIFTICAKHGVNAITTCEEALYPWNSSPALTAKLDALAKEGGCTLTGVGYCDLFWGTMVTNLMGSSFEVKKIVGSSWYNVEDYGIALAEGHGAGLPLDRFETEIGTCNHWTSDEIKQKVESGEYVPSYMWNQNGWLASKLGLTVVSQTQKCVPCTWETDLYSETLGMTIKAGNATGMRAIVTTETTEGIILETECVGKVFAPEEFDKNEWTLYGEPETTSIVNRPATVELTCATLVNRIAQLIDAPAGYVTTDKFPYNEYMLRPINEYVKTK
- a CDS encoding MerR family transcriptional regulator encodes the protein MDLQRLTIGQMAQLNHISEQTLRLYDREGILKAQEVDPETGYRYYHILQSARIDLIQNMKMYGLTLKEIRSLLDCGGTEPVKEKLEVQYADICSRLQELEQIRGTLRRVLENYKKYEALPKNGEIFLEYQPERRIYSCFCQQDFFQEDESGYEYMLRQMKNQLIHNDVPLSLFCNIGTLIRKQCIAQGNLSSHEVFLFADDRLEHCEILPAGMYVCICEDDFSKEAVCARKLLDHIKKSGYTIAGDYICEVVIDFPVMEEEKRKMFSKMQIPVTLS
- the rpsI gene encoding 30S ribosomal protein S9, which gives rise to MANAKFYGTGRRKKSIARVYLVPGTGNITINKRSIDEYLGLETLKLIVRQPLVATETADKFDVIVNVRGGGYTGQAGAIRHGISRALLQADAEYRPVLKKAGFLTRDPRMKERKKYGLKAARRAPQFSKR
- the rplM gene encoding 50S ribosomal protein L13, which codes for MKTYMANPDKIERKWYVVDAEGQTLGRLASEVAKVLRGKNKPEYTPHVDTGDYIIVVNAEKIAVTGKKLDQKIYYNHSEYVGGMKETTLKEMMAKKPEKVIELAVKGMLPKGPLGRAMIKKLHVYAGAEHAHQAQKPEVLTF
- a CDS encoding maltodextrin glucosidase, with translation MWAYHSIFYQIYPIGFCGAPTSNDGITVPRIKKLGDWTDYLESLGVNAVLLNPVFESDHHGYDTRDFLKIDCRLGTNDDFRNVCETLHAHGIRIVLDGVFNHVGRGFWAFQDVLEKKWDSPYKDWFYIHFDGNSCYNDGFWYEGWEGHFELIKLNLQNPAVTDYLLDCVKNWVEMFDIDGLRLDVAYSLDRNFMKRLCSFTKELKPDFALIGEVLFGDYNLIVNDEMLHSCTNYECYKGLYSSFNDMNLFEIAHSLNRQFGPEQWCIYRGKHLMTFADNHDVTRLASILKNPAHLPLVYGILFGMPGIPCIYYGSEWGEEGTKAPDNDFALRPCFEAPKPNSLTEFLKNLIHIRQDSDALCNGSYRNIIIQNHQLIFERTTDHERIFVALNASETPFTAYHQELNGTVVDLITDKEIAMNGSLELPGYSVQYLKF
- a CDS encoding flavin reductase, with product MSFQEVSIEELQMNPFTKIGKEWMLITAGNEEKHNTMTASWGGVGVLWGKNVVTAYIRPQRYTKEFVDAQDVFTLSFFGDNCREALTLCGKVSGKDRDKIKEAGLTPYYVDGTTAFEEAELVFVCRKLYADEIRSEKFIDKDADENCYPQKDYHTMYIAEITKVLVKK